The stretch of DNA TGGGTGTGCGGGGGGCCATACAGGAACTGAACGCGCTGGGGGCCAATTTGCCGATGCCCTACGAGCTGAGGCTGGCCGCAAGGGCGCGGGCAGTGTTTGTGCGGGACGCAGCTACAGCCGACTACTACGCGGCGCGGGGCGTGGCGGCACGCTGGGCAGGCAGTTTTGCAATGGATGTGCTGGGGGCTCCCGAACGCGACCTGAGCCAGTGGACACAAGACGAACACAAGGAAAACAGACCTGTGCTGGCCCTGGTTCCCGGCTCGCGCCAGGATCACCGTCAGAGCCTCCCGCCCATGCTGCTGACCGCCGCCCGCCTGCCCGAACTGGCCGCGCTGGTGGCCTGGCCGCACGACTGGGGCGCCGTGACCCTACCCGCTGGCTGGACACTGCAGATCGAAAATGAATTGCAAGCTTACGCCAGAGGCGAAGGCGTGCGCGTGCCCTTACTGCGCGGCGCGTTCGGAGCGATTGCGCACGCCGCAGATGTGGCGATTGGCACGGCAGGCACTGCCAACGAACAACTGGCCGGACTGGGCAAACCGGTGGTGGCCTTCGCAACGGCTGGCCCTCAGTTCACCGCAGGTTTTGCCCGCAGGCAGGGACGCTTGCTGGGCGAGGCGCTGAGTGTGGTGGACGCCAACCCAGACGCCCTCGCCGCCGAAGTGCGTGCCCTGATGCAAGACGGCCCCCGCCGCGCCCGCGCTGCACTGGCAGGTCTGACGCGAATCGGGCCAGCCGGGGCGCTGGGAATGATTGCCGAGGAAGTGCGGCGGGCGGCGGGAATGCAGAGCATGAAGCGTGGAGGCTAGAGACAGCCCACGATCCACCTTCACCATTCCGAAGCGCCCCGCCCTTCTCACTCACCCCTGACAGTTTCTTACCCAATCTGCTTCGGATCGATCCAGCCCCGCTTGATGCCGAACAACACCGCTTCGGTGCGGCTGCCGACGCCCAGTTTAGAAAAAATGTTGGCGAGGTGAACCTGCACCGTGCGCGGGCTGATGTCCAGATCACGGGCAATTTCTTTGTTGGTGCGGCCCGTGGCGGCCACCAGCAGTACCTCCAGTTCACGGGGACTCAGGGCGTCTTCGGGCGGCGTGGGCGTGGTCTGGGCGCTGAACCGTTCCAGCACCTTGCGGGCCACGCTGGGATGCAGGGCGCTCTCGCCTGCCGCCACCGCCCGCACCGCGCCCAACAGGTCGTCCTCGCTGGCATTTTTTAGCAGGTAGCCCGCCGCGCCCGCTTCCAACAGGGCAAACACGTAGGCGTCGTCATCGTAGCTGGTCAGCACCAGCACGCCCACACCGGGCAAAAAGGCCTTGATGGCGCGGGTGGCCTCGATGCCGTTCATGCCGGGCATGGATACGTCCAT from Deinococcus sp. QL22 encodes:
- a CDS encoding lipid-A-disaccharide synthase-related protein; protein product: MKGGSAGASILRGVTLAGLPLSPAPGSAHRAVWNAVPALLISNGTAEDLIGARLARLLHLPVRYSPLVGEGKAYGAVPEAVRVGRVLRLPSGGFPFGSLGNLRADVAAGLVQESVGQWQDAVQGARSAGVVVVVGDAYALMVGTLAARRAGIPLIHVQPLLSAQYLEGLGVRGAIQELNALGANLPMPYELRLAARARAVFVRDAATADYYAARGVAARWAGSFAMDVLGAPERDLSQWTQDEHKENRPVLALVPGSRQDHRQSLPPMLLTAARLPELAALVAWPHDWGAVTLPAGWTLQIENELQAYARGEGVRVPLLRGAFGAIAHAADVAIGTAGTANEQLAGLGKPVVAFATAGPQFTAGFARRQGRLLGEALSVVDANPDALAAEVRALMQDGPRRARAALAGLTRIGPAGALGMIAEEVRRAAGMQSMKRGG
- a CDS encoding response regulator transcription factor, with translation MLDADPREPDTETPRAITLLLVDDHPVVRKGTRELLETEADLRVVGEADSGEDAIVKARALRPDVILMDVSMPGMNGIEATRAIKAFLPGVGVLVLTSYDDDAYVFALLEAGAAGYLLKNASEDDLLGAVRAVAAGESALHPSVARKVLERFSAQTTPTPPEDALSPRELEVLLVAATGRTNKEIARDLDISPRTVQVHLANIFSKLGVGSRTEAVLFGIKRGWIDPKQIG